The following are from one region of the Klebsiella aerogenes genome:
- a CDS encoding DeoR/GlpR family DNA-binding transcription regulator, which produces MLPLERQEKILEIIKDKGVVSVVELVEALGVSHMTIRRDIQRLEQINALASVSGGVALPQRTRLLNEPSHRDKTLMFPQEKEAIGLAALKHIPANSTVYLDAGTTTLALAENLVDRQDLLIITNDFAIANLMIERGQGELIHTGGRLCRENQSTVGHLTAKMLENLFIDIAFISASSWNLRGLSTPNENKAIVKQTVAKVSEKCILLSDSSKYGKMANYLILPLSDLDLIISDEGLSSSVVNQLSERKVDVELAATR; this is translated from the coding sequence ATGCTGCCGTTGGAAAGACAAGAGAAGATACTCGAAATCATCAAAGATAAGGGCGTTGTCAGCGTCGTCGAGTTGGTCGAGGCGTTGGGCGTGTCACATATGACCATCCGGCGCGATATCCAGCGTCTGGAGCAGATCAACGCACTGGCGAGCGTGTCGGGAGGAGTGGCGTTGCCGCAGCGAACCCGCCTGCTTAATGAGCCTTCGCATCGCGATAAAACGCTGATGTTCCCCCAGGAAAAAGAAGCTATTGGTCTGGCGGCGCTTAAGCATATCCCTGCGAACAGTACCGTGTATCTGGACGCCGGTACCACAACGCTGGCGTTGGCCGAAAACCTGGTCGATCGTCAGGATTTGCTTATCATTACCAATGATTTCGCCATCGCTAATTTGATGATCGAGCGTGGGCAGGGAGAACTGATTCATACCGGCGGGCGCTTGTGCCGTGAAAATCAGTCGACTGTCGGCCATCTGACGGCGAAAATGCTGGAAAATCTATTCATTGATATCGCGTTTATCTCGGCATCATCATGGAACTTGCGCGGGCTGTCGACGCCCAATGAAAACAAAGCCATCGTCAAACAGACTGTCGCGAAGGTGAGTGAGAAATGTATCCTGCTCAGCGACTCTTCAAAATACGGCAAAATGGCAAATTACCTTATTCTGCCGTTGAGCGACCTCGATCTGATTATTAGCGATGAAGGGTTGAGCAGCAGTGTGGTGAATCAGCTCAGCGAGCGTAAAGTCGACGTCGAGCTGGCGGCAACACGCTAG
- a CDS encoding four-carbon acid sugar kinase family protein — MRAGIIADDFTGATDIASFLANNGIDTCLFSGIPDEDYQGEAGALVISLKSRSIPAEESVTLSLNALRWLQQQQCDRFYFKYCSTFDSTARGNIGPVTDALMAALGVETTVISPALPINGRTVYQGHLFVEDRLLQESGMRNHPVNPMDDSDLRRLMERQSRGQCASISAQTIASGEAAVRDSIKRYSAAGYRYIALDALNDQHLRIQGQALHDMKLVTGGSGLAAGLAQCWASNTAPSLPFVVTTPVASTVILSGSCSIRTQAQVERYRQLAPAVAIDVAGLLDERWTLDEYCEQLIDWLRKQSGADLAPMVYATTSVAELRNIQQRYGAEPSRLIVEALFSRLAKQLAQQGINRFIVAGGETSGAVTEALNIRHFAIGAAVSPGIPWIRADQRELFLLLKSGNFGDDNFFARAQAVEATA, encoded by the coding sequence ATGAGAGCAGGCATCATTGCTGATGATTTTACCGGCGCGACGGATATCGCCAGTTTTCTGGCCAATAACGGGATTGATACCTGCCTGTTTAGCGGTATCCCCGACGAAGACTATCAAGGCGAAGCGGGCGCATTAGTCATCAGCCTGAAATCCCGCTCGATTCCGGCGGAAGAATCAGTGACGCTGTCACTGAATGCATTGCGCTGGCTACAGCAGCAACAATGCGATCGTTTTTACTTTAAGTACTGCTCTACTTTCGACAGCACGGCCAGGGGAAATATCGGGCCAGTAACGGATGCCCTCATGGCTGCGCTGGGCGTTGAAACCACGGTGATATCCCCTGCTTTGCCGATCAACGGCCGTACGGTTTATCAGGGTCATTTGTTCGTTGAGGACCGCCTGTTGCAGGAGTCTGGTATGCGTAACCACCCGGTCAATCCGATGGATGACAGTGACCTGCGCCGCTTGATGGAGCGCCAGTCTCGCGGTCAATGCGCCAGCATCAGCGCTCAGACCATCGCGTCCGGCGAGGCGGCAGTGCGCGACAGTATCAAAAGATACTCCGCCGCGGGTTATCGATATATTGCGCTGGATGCACTCAATGACCAGCATCTGCGGATTCAGGGGCAAGCGCTGCACGACATGAAACTGGTCACCGGCGGTTCCGGATTAGCCGCCGGCCTGGCGCAGTGCTGGGCCAGTAACACAGCGCCCTCTCTTCCCTTTGTCGTCACTACCCCGGTAGCCAGTACGGTGATCTTATCCGGTTCCTGTTCCATCAGAACCCAGGCGCAGGTGGAACGTTATCGTCAACTCGCGCCAGCAGTGGCTATTGATGTGGCGGGCCTGCTTGATGAGCGCTGGACGCTCGATGAATACTGCGAGCAGCTTATTGACTGGCTGCGCAAGCAGTCCGGCGCCGACTTAGCGCCCATGGTGTACGCCACGACTTCCGTCGCAGAACTGCGCAATATCCAACAACGCTATGGCGCCGAACCAAGCCGCCTGATCGTCGAAGCGCTGTTTTCACGGTTGGCCAAACAGCTCGCGCAACAAGGCATTAACCGTTTCATCGTCGCTGGCGGCGAAACTTCCGGCGCGGTAACGGAAGCCCTCAATATTCGGCATTTCGCGATTGGCGCCGCGGTTTCACCCGGCATTCCGTGGATCAGGGCCGATCAACGCGAACTTTTCCTGTTACTGAAATCCGGTAATTTTGGCGACGACAACTTTTTTGCCCGCGCCCAAGCCGTGGAGGCAACCGCATGA
- a CDS encoding TIM barrel protein, translating to MLKLAANLSMLFGENLLLERFSLAAEAGFKAVELWFPYDYPVATIAGELEKHHLKLIGINTPAGDIAQGEWGLSAIPGREEEARRAIDLAISYAAALQCPAVHVMAGVTEGFDPQQCAATFIENIRYAADKARPHNITILLEGLSPATRPGYLFSSQYQAMDYILQAARDNIRLQLDIFHAQQVDGNLTYLMKTFKQHIGHIQIASVPARQEPIDGEVNYEWIFAVLEQIQYTGYVAAEYTPRAGTQAGLHWARTWLNN from the coding sequence ATGTTGAAACTTGCTGCCAATCTATCAATGTTGTTCGGCGAAAATCTGCTGTTAGAACGCTTCTCGTTGGCTGCCGAGGCCGGATTTAAGGCCGTGGAGCTGTGGTTTCCCTATGATTACCCCGTTGCGACCATTGCCGGCGAGCTGGAAAAACACCATCTCAAACTTATCGGCATCAATACCCCCGCAGGCGATATTGCGCAAGGCGAATGGGGGTTATCCGCCATCCCCGGACGCGAAGAAGAGGCTCGGCGGGCTATTGATTTAGCGATTAGCTATGCCGCAGCCCTGCAATGCCCGGCGGTACACGTGATGGCCGGAGTTACTGAGGGGTTCGATCCGCAACAGTGCGCGGCAACATTTATTGAAAACATACGTTATGCCGCGGATAAAGCCAGACCGCATAACATAACTATTCTGTTGGAAGGTTTATCGCCCGCTACGCGGCCGGGGTATTTATTTTCCAGCCAATATCAGGCGATGGATTATATTCTCCAGGCGGCGCGCGACAATATTCGTTTGCAGCTTGATATATTCCACGCCCAGCAGGTTGATGGCAATTTAACCTATTTAATGAAAACGTTTAAACAGCATATCGGTCATATTCAGATCGCCTCGGTACCCGCGCGTCAGGAACCGATTGACGGCGAGGTGAATTATGAATGGATTTTCGCTGTACTTGAGCAAATACAATATACCGGCTATGTCGCCGCGGAATACACCCCACGCGCTGGCACACAAGCTGGACTGCACTGGGCACGCACCTGGTTGAATAACTAA
- a CDS encoding MBL fold metallo-hydrolase — MALTIRVLLENRRAADADSALIAKPGLSLLIEDDTSKVLFDTGPDGSFADNAQRLGMTLDDLTATVLSHGHYDHCGGVPWLPEGSRIICHPQLAQPRYAAISLGGHAHKIKKLSCDHDYSRYHMEYYRQPFAISERLLWSGEIVVASPRAYGVLAGEQETRDYIVDEGVLIYLSDRGLVIISGCGHRGIENIVRHCQNITGIERVYAVVGGLHLRTASVGKVLQVRRFLQQLRVEKIMACHCTGTWGQLWLAGAQAPATGDVLRLD, encoded by the coding sequence ATGGCGTTAACTATCAGGGTATTATTGGAAAACCGCCGTGCGGCAGATGCCGACTCCGCGCTGATCGCCAAACCCGGGCTAAGCCTGCTTATCGAAGATGACACGAGCAAAGTCCTGTTTGATACCGGGCCGGATGGCAGTTTTGCCGATAATGCGCAACGGTTAGGGATGACGCTGGACGATTTGACGGCGACAGTATTATCCCACGGCCATTACGATCATTGCGGCGGGGTGCCGTGGTTGCCAGAAGGCAGCCGTATCATTTGTCATCCGCAGCTTGCCCAACCGCGCTACGCCGCAATCAGCCTTGGCGGACACGCGCATAAAATAAAAAAACTCTCATGCGACCACGATTACTCTCGTTATCACATGGAGTACTATCGGCAGCCTTTTGCCATCAGCGAACGCCTGCTGTGGTCAGGCGAGATCGTGGTTGCTAGCCCGCGGGCCTATGGCGTTCTGGCGGGCGAGCAGGAAACGCGGGACTATATTGTCGATGAAGGCGTGCTGATTTATCTCTCCGATCGCGGACTGGTGATCATCAGCGGCTGCGGTCATCGCGGGATAGAAAATATCGTGCGCCATTGTCAGAATATCACCGGCATCGAGCGGGTTTACGCGGTGGTCGGCGGCCTGCATCTGCGTACGGCTTCAGTTGGCAAAGTATTGCAGGTCAGGCGCTTCCTGCAGCAGCTGCGGGTAGAAAAAATCATGGCCTGTCACTGTACCGGCACCTGGGGACAGTTATGGTTGGCAGGGGCGCAAGCACCGGCCACCGGCGATGTACTACGGCTGGATTAA
- a CDS encoding MFS transporter codes for MSNHSTLSLETAAPVINEELVWKKVVRRTLPLLMICYILAYLDRVNVSIAKLQMSSDLAFSDTVYGIGAGIFFIGFFFFEIPSNMILHRFGARRLLGGLLISWALIAPLTAFVRTPLEFYTVRFFLGVAESGFYPGVILYLSFWFPSYRRGRMFALFATAVPLSGILGAPLSGWIMGHFHEYGGLAGWKWLYIIEGAPSLLIGILVIFLLTDRISQAKWLSDDEKSLLEARLHSDGSHKTEQHGSMLAVLKNPKVWLLTFIYFCLIAGFYTVSFWMPTLIHNAGEGDVLKVGLLTAIPYAAAIFTMIAVSRSADKRRERRWHLAVIAIMSGLGMIIAALFSHDLVIAMIGLTIGAAGGLSTLPLFWSLPTAFLGGASAAVGIAVINSFGNLAGFVAPWIMGLLTDMTHSTLTGTLIISATLFIGAAAIFRIPGRMVNH; via the coding sequence ATGTCAAACCACTCTACATTGAGTCTGGAGACGGCTGCGCCTGTCATCAATGAAGAATTAGTATGGAAGAAAGTCGTTCGGCGGACGCTGCCCTTATTAATGATTTGCTATATTCTGGCCTATCTTGACCGGGTCAACGTCAGTATTGCTAAATTACAAATGTCGAGCGATCTGGCATTTTCCGATACCGTTTACGGCATTGGCGCGGGCATATTTTTTATTGGCTTTTTCTTTTTTGAAATACCCAGCAATATGATCCTTCACCGCTTCGGCGCCAGACGTTTACTGGGCGGTCTGCTGATCTCCTGGGCGCTCATCGCGCCGCTCACCGCGTTCGTCAGAACGCCGCTGGAGTTTTATACCGTGCGCTTCTTTTTAGGCGTGGCGGAGTCCGGTTTTTATCCTGGCGTGATTCTGTATCTTTCTTTCTGGTTTCCCAGCTATCGCCGCGGGCGGATGTTCGCGCTCTTCGCGACCGCCGTACCGCTTTCAGGTATCCTCGGCGCCCCGCTTTCCGGCTGGATTATGGGCCATTTTCATGAGTACGGCGGCCTGGCAGGCTGGAAATGGCTGTACATTATCGAGGGCGCCCCGTCGCTGTTGATCGGCATCCTGGTTATTTTTCTACTCACCGATCGCATCTCGCAGGCGAAATGGCTGTCAGATGACGAGAAATCGTTGCTCGAAGCGCGTCTCCACAGTGATGGTAGCCATAAAACCGAACAGCACGGCTCAATGCTGGCGGTGCTGAAGAATCCGAAAGTCTGGCTGCTCACCTTTATCTATTTCTGCCTGATTGCCGGGTTCTATACCGTTAGTTTCTGGATGCCGACGTTGATTCACAATGCCGGTGAAGGCGATGTGCTGAAAGTCGGGTTATTAACCGCCATTCCCTATGCTGCGGCGATTTTCACCATGATTGCCGTCTCGCGTAGCGCCGACAAACGCAGAGAGCGCCGCTGGCATCTCGCCGTCATCGCCATCATGAGCGGACTGGGGATGATTATTGCGGCGCTGTTCAGCCACGATTTAGTCATTGCGATGATCGGTTTAACGATTGGCGCGGCGGGCGGTTTAAGCACTTTGCCGCTGTTCTGGAGTCTGCCGACGGCATTTCTCGGCGGAGCCTCCGCCGCCGTTGGTATTGCGGTGATCAACTCCTTTGGCAACCTTGCCGGATTTGTCGCGCCGTGGATTATGGGTCTGCTCACCGATATGACCCATTCAACACTGACCGGAACGTTGATTATCTCCGCGACGTTATTTATCGGCGCCGCCGCCATATTCCGTATCCCAGGCCGTATGGTTAACCATTAA
- the tam gene encoding trans-aconitate 2-methyltransferase, which produces MADWNPSLYLKFADERTRPAAELAARIAQQPVKVAVDLGCGPGNSTALLRAAWPEATIIGIDNSPAMLEQATKALPDCEFMAADIANWQPVVPADVIYANASLQWLTDHPTLFPHLVAQLADNGVLAVQMPDNWQEPSHTLMREVAKEMGHRESGRQPLPSVQEYYDILTRSGCDVDIWRTTYYHPLESHQAIVDWLQATGLRPYLQDLDETEKNAFLDRYLARLKAHYPLQCNGKVLLLFPRLFIVARRMA; this is translated from the coding sequence ATGGCAGACTGGAATCCCTCGCTGTACCTGAAATTTGCGGATGAACGTACGCGACCAGCGGCAGAACTGGCGGCGCGTATTGCGCAGCAGCCGGTAAAAGTCGCGGTTGACCTTGGTTGTGGTCCCGGCAACAGCACGGCTCTACTACGCGCAGCCTGGCCCGAGGCAACGATTATCGGCATCGATAATTCACCAGCCATGCTGGAACAAGCGACAAAAGCGCTCCCCGACTGCGAATTTATGGCGGCGGATATCGCCAACTGGCAACCTGTCGTTCCTGCCGACGTGATTTATGCCAACGCGTCTTTGCAATGGTTAACCGATCACCCAACGCTGTTCCCCCATCTGGTGGCTCAGTTAGCCGACAACGGCGTACTGGCCGTGCAAATGCCGGATAACTGGCAGGAGCCCTCCCATACTCTGATGCGCGAGGTGGCGAAAGAGATGGGGCATCGAGAAAGTGGACGGCAGCCACTGCCCAGCGTTCAGGAGTATTACGATATTCTGACTCGCAGCGGCTGTGACGTGGATATCTGGCGTACCACTTATTATCATCCGCTGGAATCACACCAGGCGATCGTTGACTGGCTGCAGGCAACCGGCTTGCGCCCATACCTGCAGGATCTTGATGAAACGGAGAAAAACGCATTTTTAGATCGCTATCTGGCGCGATTAAAAGCGCATTATCCGTTACAGTGTAACGGAAAAGTCTTATTACTGTTTCCGCGTCTGTTTATTGTCGCGCGCCGCATGGCATAA
- a CDS encoding SDR family oxidoreductase, which translates to MNKKLTIAVTGAAGFLGNLLVKALLQRGTLIGSQGELQEIGTLIAIDRVALQGINDSRLQVLTGDISDSEWLRTAIPEGVDSVFHLAAIVSSQAEQDFELGMKINVDAFRQLLEHLRQLPNNVKLVTTSSVAVFGGLLPEKVTDSQVWLPQSSYGTQKAICDLLLADYSRRGWVNGRSLRMPTIVVRPGRPNQAASSFASGIIREPVNGEPAVCPVSPDTRLWLLSPRKAIQALIHGHDLAEEQFTQGRVINLCGLSVSVEQMIMALRQVAGGEITQRITFTPDAAIERIVNSWPGDFDTHYAQRLGFSANSSFTQMIEEYMADYAG; encoded by the coding sequence ATGAATAAGAAACTCACGATTGCTGTCACCGGCGCGGCCGGATTCCTCGGAAACCTACTGGTAAAGGCGTTGCTTCAGCGGGGAACGTTAATCGGCTCGCAGGGCGAATTGCAAGAAATCGGTACGCTGATTGCCATCGATCGCGTGGCGTTGCAGGGTATCAACGATAGCCGTTTGCAGGTTTTGACCGGTGATATCAGCGATAGCGAATGGCTACGCACGGCTATTCCTGAAGGCGTTGATAGCGTTTTTCATTTGGCCGCCATCGTTTCAAGTCAGGCGGAGCAAGACTTCGAGTTGGGTATGAAGATTAACGTCGATGCCTTCCGTCAACTGCTTGAGCATCTGCGTCAACTGCCGAATAACGTCAAGTTGGTGACAACCAGTTCAGTCGCGGTATTCGGTGGATTACTGCCAGAGAAAGTGACGGATTCACAGGTATGGTTGCCGCAAAGTTCGTATGGCACGCAAAAAGCCATTTGCGACCTCCTACTGGCCGATTATAGCCGCCGCGGCTGGGTCAACGGCAGAAGCCTGCGTATGCCCACTATCGTAGTGCGCCCGGGAAGACCCAATCAGGCGGCCTCGAGTTTTGCCAGCGGCATTATCCGCGAACCTGTCAACGGCGAGCCGGCGGTTTGCCCGGTCTCGCCGGACACCCGGCTGTGGCTGCTGTCGCCGCGCAAAGCCATTCAGGCATTAATTCATGGTCACGACCTGGCTGAAGAGCAGTTTACTCAGGGGCGAGTCATCAACCTTTGCGGTCTCTCAGTCAGCGTCGAACAGATGATCATGGCGCTACGCCAGGTTGCTGGCGGCGAGATAACGCAGCGCATTACCTTTACCCCCGATGCGGCTATTGAGCGAATCGTCAATTCATGGCCCGGCGATTTTGACACCCATTACGCCCAGCGACTGGGGTTTAGCGCCAACAGCAGCTTTACCCAGATGATTGAAGAGTACATGGCGGATTACGCCGGATAA
- a CDS encoding DMT family transporter, translated as MANRHLLYRILLTMVAFAANSVLCRIALRGGYIDPISFSNLRLLSGALALLPLLIRHRDGKPTRMHLKNGFYLMIYAVFFSVAYIHLDAGTGALLLFGAVQLAMVSVGLWQGETLSPARAVGILLAVLGIAVLLLPGASAPPLVSALLMIIAGLAWAAYTLSGKRATAPVLATAWNFLLALPFALILLPFNAASLHFSLEGITLGILSGAIASAGAYSLWYAILPQLESVTASTVQLSVPCLATLGGVIFLGESLSLRIVVATLVVLAGIFIVIRSPSAIGR; from the coding sequence ATGGCGAATCGTCACCTGCTGTACCGCATTCTACTGACCATGGTGGCCTTCGCCGCTAACTCGGTGTTGTGCCGGATAGCGCTGAGAGGCGGCTATATCGACCCTATCAGTTTCAGTAATCTACGTCTGTTAAGCGGCGCGCTGGCGCTGCTGCCGTTACTTATCCGCCACCGCGACGGCAAACCCACGCGAATGCATTTAAAAAACGGCTTTTATCTGATGATTTATGCCGTGTTTTTCTCGGTAGCCTACATCCATCTCGATGCCGGAACCGGTGCGTTGCTGCTGTTTGGCGCCGTGCAATTGGCCATGGTAAGCGTCGGGTTGTGGCAAGGGGAAACGCTCTCACCAGCGCGTGCGGTGGGTATTTTGCTGGCCGTGCTGGGGATTGCGGTGCTGCTACTGCCGGGGGCATCGGCGCCGCCGCTGGTCAGCGCGCTGCTGATGATTATCGCCGGGCTGGCGTGGGCGGCCTATACGCTATCGGGCAAGCGTGCGACGGCGCCAGTGCTGGCCACGGCGTGGAATTTTTTGCTGGCGCTGCCGTTTGCGCTGATTTTGCTGCCGTTTAATGCCGCCAGCCTGCATTTCAGCCTTGAAGGCATAACCCTTGGCATTTTGTCCGGCGCGATCGCGTCGGCGGGAGCCTACTCGCTGTGGTACGCCATTTTGCCACAACTCGAATCAGTCACCGCCAGCACCGTCCAGCTCAGTGTCCCTTGTCTGGCAACCCTCGGGGGCGTTATCTTCCTTGGCGAATCATTAAGCCTGCGTATTGTTGTCGCGACGCTGGTGGTGCTCGCCGGGATTTTCATCGTCATCCGCAGCCCGTCGGCGATCGGGCGTTAA
- a CDS encoding aldolase, with protein MNESFLRQQMVSIARSFFQRGYATGSAGNLSVLLDDGTILATPTGSCLGELRAEELSRVTMAGELLSGLKPSKEVSFHLALYRNNPQCRAVVHLHCHYLTALSCLQDVDPANTLPACTPYVVMRVGDVPLVPYFRPGDPQIGQWLGKRAAEHKAFLLANHGPVVVGKSLRDAADNLEEMEASARLFFTLKNSPVNYLDHQQINVLRGMQ; from the coding sequence ATGAACGAGTCATTCTTACGCCAACAGATGGTCTCTATCGCCCGCTCTTTCTTTCAACGAGGCTACGCGACCGGATCCGCGGGCAATCTCTCCGTGTTACTTGATGACGGCACGATTCTGGCCACCCCAACGGGCTCCTGTCTCGGAGAACTGCGCGCCGAGGAGTTATCGCGCGTCACGATGGCGGGTGAACTGCTCTCGGGATTAAAACCATCCAAAGAGGTCAGCTTCCATCTTGCGCTGTACCGCAATAACCCGCAGTGCCGCGCCGTCGTGCATCTGCATTGCCATTACCTGACGGCGTTATCCTGCCTGCAGGATGTCGATCCGGCCAACACGCTTCCGGCCTGTACACCGTATGTCGTCATGCGGGTCGGCGATGTTCCATTAGTCCCCTATTTCCGTCCGGGCGATCCGCAAATTGGCCAGTGGCTCGGCAAGCGCGCAGCGGAGCATAAGGCTTTTTTACTGGCAAACCATGGTCCGGTGGTGGTTGGCAAGTCGCTGCGCGACGCGGCCGACAACCTGGAAGAAATGGAAGCGTCCGCCCGCCTGTTCTTCACTCTGAAAAATAGTCCGGTGAACTATCTCGATCATCAACAAATTAACGTGCTTCGAGGAATGCAATAA
- a CDS encoding tagaturonate reductase translates to MKTLNRRDFPGAQYPERIIQFGEGNFLRAFVDWQIDLLNEHTDLNSGVVIVRPIATDFPPSLSTQDGLYTTIIRGLNEQGQAVSDARLIRSVNREISAYADYDEFLRLAHHPEMRFVFSNTTEAGISYHAGDRFDDAPAVSYPAKLTRLLFERYRHFSGAADKGWVIVPCELIDYNGEALRELVLRYAREWALPEAFITWLAEANAFCSTLVDRIVTGYPRDEVEQIATQLGYKDAFLDTAEHFYLFVIQGPKSLAAELRLDKLPLNVLIVDDIKPYKERKVAILNGAHTALVPVAWQAGLDTVGEAMNDAEICAFVEKAIYQEIIPVLDLPRDELESFASAVTGRFRNPYIKHQLLSIALNGMTKFRTRILPQLLAGQQQSGKLPTRLTFALAALIAFYRGERNGEAYPVQDDAEWIDRYQALWAQHRDVQLSTQELVTAVLAEQAHWEQDLTKVPGLVAQVTTDLEAILRDGMRAAVKPLC, encoded by the coding sequence GTGAAAACCTTAAACCGTCGTGATTTCCCCGGCGCGCAGTACCCTGAACGTATCATCCAGTTTGGCGAGGGCAACTTCCTGCGCGCGTTTGTTGACTGGCAGATTGACCTGCTCAACGAGCATACCGACCTGAATTCCGGCGTGGTGATTGTCCGCCCGATCGCCACCGATTTCCCGCCGTCGCTGAGCACTCAGGATGGCCTCTATACCACGATTATTCGTGGTCTGAATGAACAGGGCCAGGCGGTCAGCGATGCGCGTTTAATCCGTTCTGTGAATCGTGAAATCAGCGCCTACGCCGATTACGACGAGTTTCTGCGTCTGGCGCATCATCCTGAGATGCGCTTCGTGTTCTCCAATACCACCGAAGCGGGTATCAGCTACCATGCCGGCGACCGTTTTGATGACGCGCCGGCGGTGAGCTATCCGGCAAAACTGACCCGACTGCTGTTTGAGCGCTACCGCCACTTTTCCGGCGCGGCCGATAAGGGCTGGGTGATCGTTCCCTGCGAACTGATTGATTACAATGGCGAGGCGCTGCGTGAGCTGGTGCTGCGCTATGCGCGCGAATGGGCGTTACCAGAGGCCTTTATCACCTGGCTTGCAGAGGCCAATGCCTTTTGTTCCACGCTGGTGGATCGCATCGTCACCGGCTATCCGCGTGACGAAGTGGAACAGATTGCAACCCAGCTCGGCTATAAAGACGCTTTCCTCGATACCGCCGAACACTTCTATCTGTTCGTGATCCAGGGGCCGAAATCGCTGGCCGCCGAACTGCGTCTCGATAAACTGCCGCTCAATGTGCTGATTGTTGACGATATCAAACCGTATAAAGAACGTAAGGTGGCGATCCTTAACGGCGCGCATACCGCGCTGGTGCCGGTGGCCTGGCAGGCTGGGTTGGATACCGTTGGCGAAGCGATGAATGACGCGGAAATTTGCGCTTTTGTCGAAAAAGCGATTTACCAGGAGATTATTCCGGTACTCGATCTGCCGCGCGATGAACTGGAATCCTTTGCCAGTGCGGTGACGGGGCGCTTCCGTAACCCATATATCAAGCATCAGCTGCTATCTATTGCGCTGAACGGGATGACCAAATTCCGTACCCGTATCCTGCCGCAGTTACTGGCGGGGCAGCAGCAGAGCGGTAAACTACCGACACGCCTGACTTTTGCGCTGGCGGCGCTGATTGCCTTTTATCGCGGCGAGCGTAACGGCGAAGCCTACCCGGTGCAGGACGACGCCGAGTGGATCGACCGTTATCAGGCGCTGTGGGCGCAGCACCGCGATGTCCAGCTTTCTACTCAGGAACTGGTAACGGCGGTATTGGCAGAGCAAGCGCACTGGGAACAAGATCTGACGAAAGTGCCTGGGCTGGTCGCACAGGTGACAACCGATCTTGAGGCTATTTTACGCGACGGTATGCGCGCGGCGGTAAAACCGCTGTGCTGA